The Castanea sativa cultivar Marrone di Chiusa Pesio chromosome 11, ASM4071231v1 genome contains a region encoding:
- the LOC142615874 gene encoding cationic peroxidase 1-like, with amino-acid sequence MAHYYSSSAVLAAIRYYLLFSLFVGMVSANLLSPLFYERTCPNALTTIKSAVDSAVSREPRMGASLLRLHFHDCFVQGCDASVLLDDTANFIGEKTAFPNINSLRGFDVIDTIKSQLENMCPGVVSCADIVTVAARDSVVALGGPSWFLLLGRRDSTTANLGAANSDLPSPALNLSGLISAFSNKGFTAQEMVALSGSHTIGQARCEIFRDRIYNETNIDSSYATSLKSNCPSTGGDDNLGPLDVTSPTSFDNSYFKNLLRKKGLLHSDQQLFNGGSTDFQVVAYSSDLGSFQKDFANAMVKMGNLSPLTGRSGQIRKNCRKVN; translated from the exons ATGGCTCACTATTATTCTAGCTCAGCAGTTCTAGCTGCCATTAGATACTACCTCTTATTTTCACTTTTTGTGGGAATGGTCTCAGCTAATTTATTGTCCCCCCTTTTTTATGAAAGAACATGCCCTAATGCCCTTACCACCATTAAATCAGCTGTAGACTCTGCAGTGTCAAGGGAGCCACGCATGGGAGCATCCTTGCTCCGTCTTCACTTTCATGACTGCTTTGTTCaa GGGTGTGATGCATCGGTCCTCTTGGATGACACAGCAAATTTCATAGGAGAGAAAACAGCTTTTCCAAATATTAATTCACTAaggggatttgatgtaatagacACCATTAAATCTCAATTGGAGAATATGTGCCCTGGTGTTGTATCTTGTGCTGACATTGTAACAGTTGCTGCTAGAGACTCTGTCGTTGCT CTGGGTGGACCTAGTTGGTTTCTCCTGTTGGGCAGAAGAGACTCTACCACTGCAAATTTAGGTGCTGCTAATTCCGACCTTCCTTCTCCAGCATTGAATCTTAGTGGCCTTATTAGTGCCTTCTCAAACAAGGGTTTCACTGCCCAAGAAATGGTGGCCCTATCAG GATCTCACACAATAGGCCAAGCAAGGTGCGAAATTTTTCGAGACAGGATTTACAATGAAACCAACATAGATTCCTCATATGCAACTTCATTGAAATCAAACTGTCCAAGCACTGGTGGTGACGACAATCTTGGCCCTCTAGATGTCACAAGTCCAACATCCTTTGACAATTCTTACTTCAAGAATTTGTTGCGCAAAAAGGGTCTCTTGCACTCAGATCAACAACTCTTTAATGGAGGTTCCACAGATTTCCAAGTTGTTGCTTATAGCTCTGACTTGGGAAGCTTTCAAAAAGACTTTGCGAACGCAATGGTGAAGATGGGGAACCTTAGCCCACTCACAGGCAGAAGCGGCCAAATCAGGAAAAATTGCAGGAAAGTCAACTAA